Proteins from one Gimesia maris genomic window:
- a CDS encoding DUF1559 domain-containing protein, with translation MKQKTSLYRRTTRGFTLIELLVVIAIIAILIALLLPAVQQAREAARRSTCKNSLKQIGVALHNYHDSHQSFPPGYIARNVTSTADSTTETGTGFAWGVMLLPFIDQAPLYNQLNLNLDSTVSPNIGLATSAILIFRCPSDTNQGVFSVSDGSNTYSLSSANYAGIYGYGSLTDAPGNPTVKGILYRNSNVKMRDITDGTSNTIVVGERSHQHQFVGAASVIQADTTWYAAIPNATRPAGMTMASMTEGPASLVLGHVGQGGMMTMHHPPNTTNHIANFSSKHEGGAHFLLGDGAVRFLSENMNYETFRYLGTINDGNVIGEF, from the coding sequence ATGAAACAAAAAACATCCCTTTATCGACGTACAACTCGTGGCTTTACCCTGATCGAACTCCTGGTTGTGATTGCCATTATCGCAATTCTGATTGCCCTGCTGCTCCCCGCTGTTCAGCAGGCCCGCGAAGCAGCCAGGCGGTCAACCTGCAAAAACAGCCTGAAACAGATCGGGGTCGCCTTACATAACTACCATGACTCTCATCAGTCCTTCCCTCCGGGCTACATCGCCAGAAATGTCACGAGCACAGCGGACAGCACCACAGAAACCGGCACCGGTTTCGCCTGGGGAGTGATGCTGCTGCCCTTCATTGATCAGGCACCGCTTTATAATCAGCTCAATCTCAATCTGGACAGCACCGTCAGCCCGAACATCGGACTTGCCACATCTGCAATCCTGATCTTTCGCTGTCCCAGCGATACAAATCAGGGCGTGTTTTCTGTCTCAGATGGCTCCAATACCTACAGCCTTTCTTCAGCAAACTACGCCGGGATCTATGGCTATGGCAGCCTGACTGATGCTCCTGGAAATCCCACCGTAAAGGGCATCCTGTACCGGAACAGCAATGTTAAAATGCGCGACATTACCGATGGCACCTCGAATACCATTGTCGTTGGTGAGCGATCTCATCAGCACCAGTTTGTAGGTGCCGCCTCAGTCATTCAGGCCGATACAACCTGGTACGCAGCGATTCCTAACGCCACGCGTCCCGCTGGCATGACCATGGCCTCCATGACCGAGGGTCCTGCTTCACTCGTTCTGGGACACGTCGGGCAGGGGGGCATGATGACCATGCACCACCCGCCCAACACAACCAACCATATTGCCAACTTCTCCAGTAAGCACGAGGGGGGAGCTCACTTCCTGCTTGGAGATGGCGCGGTCCGATTTCTGAGCGAGAACATGAACTATGAAACCTTCCGGTATCTGGGAACCATCAATGACGGGAACGTCATCGGCGAGTTTTAG
- a CDS encoding alpha/beta hydrolase family protein, with protein MKYQFSFFRVFFISFIGMHLCQPTFEAFASTNPEVKSEWSGRQDTWHGFQRNHFQIEDRKCYVVIPPKVAPGKPWVWRARFPDFHYEMDLELLKQGFHIAYLDVANLFGSPQAISYGNKFYEELTKQHGFQKKVALEGVSRGGLFIYNWALANPEKVSCIYADTPVCDFKSWPGGKGTSAGSESSWQACLKAYKMTEAEALEYKDNPVDRIKLIAAAGIPVLHIISENDQVVPPAENTRLMFSRVPDKFRHNNFKIISVKTGTEKSKGHHFTHPHPEQVVTFIRENTLQKDTNRSSE; from the coding sequence ATGAAATACCAGTTTTCTTTTTTTCGTGTTTTTTTCATCTCCTTTATTGGAATGCATTTATGTCAACCGACATTTGAAGCGTTTGCCTCCACAAATCCGGAAGTGAAATCTGAGTGGTCAGGCAGACAGGATACCTGGCATGGCTTTCAAAGAAATCATTTTCAGATCGAAGACCGCAAGTGTTATGTGGTCATCCCCCCAAAAGTCGCTCCAGGGAAACCCTGGGTCTGGCGTGCCCGGTTTCCTGACTTCCACTACGAGATGGATCTCGAACTGCTCAAACAGGGCTTTCACATAGCCTACCTTGATGTCGCCAATCTGTTCGGCTCCCCCCAGGCAATTTCATACGGAAACAAATTCTATGAAGAACTGACCAAACAACACGGATTTCAGAAGAAGGTCGCTCTGGAAGGAGTCAGTCGCGGCGGATTGTTCATTTATAACTGGGCACTCGCGAATCCGGAAAAAGTCAGTTGTATCTACGCAGACACTCCTGTCTGCGATTTTAAAAGCTGGCCAGGCGGGAAAGGAACCAGTGCCGGCTCCGAATCCAGTTGGCAGGCATGTCTGAAAGCCTACAAAATGACGGAAGCAGAAGCCCTCGAGTACAAAGACAATCCAGTTGACCGTATTAAGCTTATCGCCGCGGCCGGAATTCCTGTCCTGCACATCATCTCGGAAAATGACCAGGTTGTGCCGCCAGCCGAAAACACGCGATTAATGTTCAGCCGTGTCCCGGATAAGTTTCGACACAATAATTTCAAAATCATTTCGGTCAAAACTGGTACGGAAAAATCAAAGGGTCACCACTTCACGCATCCGCATCCCGAACAGGTTGTGACCTTTATTAGAGAGAATACACTGCAGAAAGACACAAACCGCTCCTCTGAATAA
- the speD gene encoding adenosylmethionine decarboxylase yields the protein MHKGRHLLIDCRNVSRDICLNDQLVLEAMARGATRAGATVISQVRYHFGHNSAPGFTAMCLLDESHCSAHCYADLGLIALDVFTCGDTDPNDVLRYIREEIDLGDVSILEMPRFPIPNGKPALQEAASYPCEADQVVAL from the coding sequence TTGCATAAAGGAAGACATCTTCTCATTGATTGTCGTAATGTCTCGCGGGACATTTGTCTAAACGACCAACTGGTTCTTGAAGCCATGGCGCGTGGTGCTACCCGCGCTGGTGCAACTGTGATTTCACAGGTTAGATATCACTTCGGTCATAATTCAGCACCGGGCTTCACCGCTATGTGCCTTCTTGATGAAAGCCACTGTTCAGCACACTGCTACGCAGACCTCGGCTTAATCGCTCTGGACGTCTTCACCTGTGGTGATACCGACCCGAATGACGTATTACGTTATATTCGGGAAGAAATTGACCTGGGTGATGTCAGTATTCTGGAGATGCCCCGCTTCCCCATTCCGAATGGGAAACCTGCCTTACAGGAAGCGGCCAGCTACCCTTGCGAAGCTGATCAGGTCGTCGCTCTATAA
- a CDS encoding chemotaxis protein CheX — translation MSLIPATHTTETLTRRFSDPVTNSVIDVFKYFVGTTAELEKVVEVDEAPRFDRSSAIEVNGPGKGIVVVNLPRELVSRAVSVLIDEELADDEHVLTDFACELSNMIAGQAKKAVDHMGFQLGHPTVIETEQIDTLYPPEAGSRCGLFQTGIGPLAVYFGFVGQLGEIIDFEHEMTDRKRLIVIDQDEMNRALFKGLLHERYKVETASSIEEAFIDAALNSPDLILLDLDGADGNHAESVKYIKESPLTRGVEVLVMTSNRSTTAIIQAFNHGASDYILKSDFTKQILIGKIERAFGRTPVVKEAVSAID, via the coding sequence ATGTCACTTATTCCTGCTACACATACAACAGAAACATTGACCAGGCGGTTTTCAGATCCGGTTACTAATTCTGTGATTGATGTATTCAAATATTTTGTCGGCACGACAGCCGAGCTGGAAAAGGTTGTCGAAGTCGATGAAGCACCGCGCTTTGACAGGAGTTCAGCAATTGAAGTAAATGGTCCCGGCAAAGGGATCGTGGTGGTAAATCTCCCTCGTGAACTGGTTTCGCGTGCTGTGTCTGTGCTGATTGATGAAGAACTGGCAGACGATGAACACGTCCTGACCGATTTTGCGTGTGAGCTATCAAATATGATTGCCGGCCAGGCTAAAAAAGCGGTTGATCATATGGGATTCCAGCTCGGCCACCCCACTGTCATTGAAACGGAACAGATTGATACACTCTATCCGCCGGAAGCTGGTTCCCGCTGCGGACTCTTTCAGACGGGGATCGGTCCCCTTGCCGTCTATTTTGGCTTTGTAGGACAGTTGGGCGAGATTATTGATTTCGAACACGAAATGACAGACAGGAAACGTCTGATTGTCATCGATCAGGACGAAATGAACCGTGCTTTATTCAAAGGTCTGCTGCACGAACGTTATAAAGTCGAAACCGCGTCTTCGATTGAAGAAGCGTTTATTGACGCCGCCTTGAATTCTCCCGACCTGATTTTACTCGACCTGGATGGTGCTGATGGAAATCATGCGGAATCCGTCAAATACATCAAAGAGTCTCCCCTCACTCGGGGTGTGGAAGTGCTGGTGATGACGTCAAACCGCTCCACTACTGCAATTATCCAGGCTTTTAATCATGGAGCCAGTGACTATATTCTGAAATCTGACTTCACAAAGCAGATTCTGATTGGCAAAATTGAACGGGCGTTTGGAAGAACCCCGGTTGTCAAAGAAGCCGTTTCCGCTATAGATTAA
- a CDS encoding SDR family oxidoreductase: MAVITGSAVRIGRAMALTLADAGVDVCIHYHLSQAAAEQTCNEIRERGRNATRVSANLSDPETAAAVIFEAAMTEFGKVDILINNASVFENKSLTDTTEADWDSHLDINLKSPFFLCQRFAKLLPPRQTGQIVNIVDWRAQRAGKEHLAYRISKAGLVTLTECLALELAPAIQVNAIAPGAILPPPGEDLSYLEQRAQKVPLKRAGSPAEICNTLLYLLRSDFVTGEVLTVAGGEQLTGGLG; encoded by the coding sequence GTGGCAGTCATTACGGGCTCAGCGGTACGAATCGGCCGCGCGATGGCGCTGACATTGGCAGATGCCGGGGTGGATGTCTGTATTCATTATCACCTTTCACAAGCGGCGGCAGAGCAGACATGCAATGAGATCCGTGAGCGGGGACGTAATGCGACTCGTGTTTCAGCGAATCTCTCGGATCCCGAGACTGCCGCGGCTGTCATTTTTGAAGCGGCGATGACCGAGTTCGGCAAAGTTGACATTCTGATCAACAACGCCTCTGTCTTTGAAAATAAAAGTCTTACAGATACCACCGAGGCCGACTGGGATTCCCATCTGGACATCAACCTGAAGTCTCCTTTTTTTCTCTGCCAGCGGTTTGCAAAACTACTCCCGCCGAGGCAGACCGGTCAGATTGTGAATATTGTGGACTGGCGGGCACAACGGGCCGGGAAAGAACATCTGGCCTACCGGATCTCTAAAGCGGGTCTGGTTACGCTCACGGAATGTCTGGCGCTGGAGCTGGCACCTGCGATCCAGGTCAATGCCATCGCCCCGGGAGCCATTCTACCCCCACCAGGAGAAGACCTGTCGTACCTGGAACAGCGGGCGCAGAAGGTACCTCTGAAGCGAGCGGGAAGCCCTGCTGAAATCTGCAACACCCTGCTTTACCTGTTACGGTCTGATTTTGTGACAGGTGAAGTGTTGACGGTTGCCGGTGGAGAACAGCTCACAGGCGGTCTGGGATGA